One segment of Balaenoptera ricei isolate mBalRic1 chromosome 8, mBalRic1.hap2, whole genome shotgun sequence DNA contains the following:
- the IZUMO1R gene encoding sperm-egg fusion protein Juno: MGCWWQLLLGLWAVPPMWAGRELLNICMNAKPHKPEPSPEAKLYEECIPWKDSACCTANTSWEAHLDVSLLYNFSLVHCGLMMPDCQKHFLQAICFYECSPNLGPWIQRVGRSGLGWELDPSGRAERILDAPLCREDCEQWWADCHTSYTCKSNWHGGWTWSRGKPRCPARALCHPFLHYFPTPADLCEKIWSNSFKASPEHRTSGRCLQKWFKPAGGNPNVAVARLFASPAPSWELSDMLLAFSLFLLLLS; this comes from the exons ATGGGGTGTTGGTGGCAGCTCCTGCTGGGGCTGTGGGCAGTCCCACCCATGTGGGCTGGGCGTGAGCTGCTCAACATCTGCATGAACGCCAAGCCCCACAAGCCAGAGCCCAGCCCGGAGGCCAAGCTCTATGAGGAG TGCATCCCCTGGAAGGACAGTGCCTGCTGCACGGCCAACACGAGCTGGGAAGCCCACCTGGATGTGTCCCTGCTCTACAACTTCAGCTTGGTTCACTGCGGATTGATGATGCCAGACTGTCAGAAGCACTTCCTCCAGGCCATCTGCTTCTACGAGTGCTCTCCCAACCTGGGGCCTTGGATCCAGCGGGTGGGAAGAagtgggctggggtgg GAG CTGGACCCGAGTGGGCGAGCAGAGCGGATTCTGGACGCGCCCCTCTGCCGGGAAGACTGCGAGCAGTGGTGGGCCGACTGCCACACATCCTACACCTGCAAATCCAACTGGCACGGCGGCTGGACCTGGAGTCGGG GGAAGCCCCGCTGCCCTGCCAGAGCCCTCTGTCACCCTTTCCTGCATTACTTCCCCACCCCGGCTGACCTATGTGAGAAGATCTGGAGCAACTCCTTCAAGGCAAGCCCGGAGCATAGGACCAGCGGGCGGTGTCTGCAGAAGTGGTTCAAGCCTGCCGGGGGCAACCCCAATGTGGCCGTGGCCCGCCTCTTCGCCAGCCCTGCCCCGTCCTGGGAGCTCTCTGACATGCTCCTGGCTTTCTCTCTATTCCTGCTACTCCTTTCCTGA